A genomic segment from Dermacentor silvarum isolate Dsil-2018 chromosome 11, BIME_Dsil_1.4, whole genome shotgun sequence encodes:
- the LOC119432569 gene encoding dehydrodolichyl diphosphate synthase complex subunit DHDDS, whose amino-acid sequence MNVTAPAVMPAEGTQGVRKDDTEIPSTEDLEQQASPLWRDLVAICQRAVVWLVSLGVVPRHVCLVPDGHRRFSRATSTDLRRVYAVGAYKYAKLREWCFRAGVDVLSVFMFSVRNFSRTTFDMTSALDQANQIHVEIVDNVDAYRAMGMQACACGDLERLPEELRASLARAEIATSNTREKSLKRQMSCAAYNTTYQMSRMALHLAKAVKEGVIRSEDLTGAFLDEYVALTECPEADLLLRSAGDQRFSDFEVLQCNYAYFHLDAKKWPAVGFLDWARAMIHFQLHWPAIQAIKERHSRMASHGSCRSDPEQVVRQRTFLRHAQAANILNMERLAGLRKDVVCQ is encoded by the exons ATGAACGTTACAGCACCAGCGG TGATGCCCGCTGAAGGGACGCAGGGCGTCAGGAAGGACGACACCGAGATTCCGTCAACTGAAGACTTGGAGCAGCAGGCGAGTCCGCTGTGGCGCGATCTCGTCGCGATCTGCCAGAGGGCGGTGGTGTGGCTCGTGTCGCTGGGCGTGGTGCCCCGACACGTGTGCCTGGTGCCGGACGGTCACCGGCGCTTCTCCAGGGCCACCAGCACCGACTTGCGCCGGGTGTACGCCGTCGGGGCGTACAAGTACGCCAAG ttgCGTGAGTGGTGCTTCCGTGCCGGAGTGGACGTGCTAAGCGTCTTCATGTTCAGCGTGCGCAACTTCAGCCGCACCACATTCGACATGACCTCCGCTCTGGACCAGGCGAATCAGATCCACGTCGAAATTGTGGACAACGT GGATGCGTACCGCGCGATGGGAATGCAGGCCTGCGCCTGCGGCGACCTCGAGCGGCTGCCCGAAGAGTTGCGCGCCAGCCTGGCCCGTGCTGAGATCGCCACATCGAACACACGCGAGAAGAG CCTAAAGCGGCAAATGTCCTGCGCCGCGTACAACACCACGTACCAGATGTCCCGGATGGCCCTACATCTGGCCAAGGCCGTCAAGGAAGGCGTCATCCGGTCAGA AGACCTGACCGGCGCGTTCCTGGACGAGTACGTAGCGCTGACCGAGTGTCCCGAGGCGGACCTGCTGCTGCGGTCGGCGGGCGACCAGCGGTTCAGCGACTTCGAGGTGCTGCAGTGCAACTACGCCTACTTTCACTTGGACGCCAAGAAATGGCCTGCTGTGGGATTCCTCGACTGGGCACGAGCCATGATTCACTTCCAGCTGCACTGGCCGGCCATACAG GCCATCAAGGAGAGGCACAGTCGAATGGCTTCCCACGGCAGCTGCCGATCGGATCCCGAGCAAGTGGTACGGCAGCGAACGTTCCTCCGGCACGCGCAGGCTGCTAACATCCTCAACATGGAACGACTAGCTGGTCTCCGGAAAGACGTGGTTTGCCAATAA
- the LOC119434035 gene encoding uncharacterized protein LOC119434035: protein MAPASSHRRSLHHLESELGGLTDHVVDETLTLVRALNVTPKLTGRFRDVVSGFKHQLLVPAWMRKPSLRMKFSELVFSDAETSPIVSWNGVLRATWRNALRRLIDRGFETFWRGPALGDEPWLDEDEGYLAVPPGSVDKDLTGDAFYAHHLPRFGLDLARAVVGLFLRMASRFRRRYPAAHLRLELLADCLRRQFYHDKHASELAAHHDAIDVIALPSVLLAFRKRLLKAERQDGTSHATDRLFFYEFARSRCEAYDDAYLHLRTHKGTRSPAPFFVNGPLRNVKEFAKAFRCPRDSDMRPKRVCRL from the exons ATGGCACCCGCTTCTTCACATCGCAGGAGTCTGCACCACCTAGAAAGCGAGCTCGGCGGCCTTACAGACCATGTGGTCGACGAGACTCTCACCCTCGTCAGGGCGCTGAACGTGACGCCGAAGCTGACGGGCCGCTTCAGGGACGTCGTGTCCGGGTTCAAGCATCAG CTGCTGGTGCCCGCGTGGATGCGAAAGCCGAGCCTGCGCATGAAGTTCAGCGAGCTCGTGTTCTCCGATGCCGAAACGTCGCCTATCGTCTCGTGGAACGGCGTCCTGAGGGCGACGTGGCGCAACGCGCTGCGCAGGCTTATCGACCGAGGCTTCGAGACCTTCTGGCGTGGACCTGCGCTGGGCGACGAGCCGTGGCTGGACGAAGACGAAGGGTACCTGGCGGTGCCTCCCGGGTCCGTTGACAAAGATCTCACTGGGGACGCCTTCTATGCACACCACCTGCCGAGGTTCGGGCTCGACTTGGCCAGGGCCGTGGTGGGACTCTTCCTCAGGATGGCCTCCCGGTTCAGGCGAAG GTATCCCGCGGCACACCTGAGGCTAGAACTGCTCGCCGATTGCCTGCGGAGGCAGTTTTACCATGACAAGCATGCCAGCGAACTGGCCGCGCACCACGACGCCATCGACGTCATCGCCCTGCCCTCTGTTCTCCTTGCCTTCCGGAAGCGGTTGCTGAAGGCTGAGCGACAGGATGGAAC ATCTCACGCCACGGATAGACTGTTCTTCTACGAGTTTGCCCGAAGCCGGTGCGAGGCTTACGACGACGCGTACCTGCACCTGAGGACGCACAAGGGCACACGTTCGCCTGCTCCCTTCTTCGTCAACGGCCCATTAAGGAACGTGAAGGAGTTCGCCAAGGCATTCCGCTGTCCTCGCGACTCGGACATGCGCCCCAAACGCGTCTGTAGGTTATAG